The DNA sequence GGTCCTCGGTTTCGTGACCGAGGAAGGCGGCCCGACCAGCCACAGCGCGATCCTCGCGCGGGCGCTCGGCGTGCCGGCCATCGTCGCGCTGCCGGGTGCCGGTGAGATCGCCGAAGGTACGGTCATCGCCGTCGACGGCAGCACCGGCGACCTGTTCGTGGAGCCCAGCGCGGCGAAGCGGGCCGAGCTGGAGGCCGCGGCCGCCGAGCGCAAGGCCGCTCTCTCCTCGTCCTCCGGTCCGGGCGCGACGTCCGACGGTCACAAGGTGCCGCTGCTGGCCAACATCGGCGGTCCGGCGGACGTGCCGGCGGCCGTCGATGCCGGGGCGGAGGGTGTGGGCCTGTTCCGCACCGAGTTCCTCTTCCTGGACGACAGCAAGCACGCGCCGACCGAGGAGAAGCAGGTCGAGTCGTACCGCAAGGTCCTCGAAGCCTTCCCCGAGGGTCGTGTCGTCGTACGTGTTCTGGATGCCGGCGCCGACAAGCCGCTGGACTTCCTGACCCCGGCCGACGAGCCGAACCCGGCTCTGGGTGTTCGTGGTCTGCGTTCGCTGCTCGACCACCCGGACGTGCTGCGCACGCAGCTCACCGCGTTGGCGAAGGCTGCCGAAGGGCTGCCGGTCTACCTCGAGGTCATGGCCCCGATGGTGGCCGACCGCATCGACGCCAAGGCGTTCGCGGACGCGTGCCGCGAGGCCGGTCTGAAGGCGAAGTTCGGTGCCATGGTGGAGATCCCCTCCGCCGCGCTGCGGGCGCGCTCGATCCTCCAGGAGGTCGAGTTCCTCTCGCTGGGCACCAATGACCTGGCCCAGTACGCCTTCGCCGCCGACCGTCAGGTCGGCGCCGTATCGCGGCTGCAGGACCCGTGGCAGCCCGCGCTGCTCGACCTGATCGCCATGTCGGCCGAGGCCGCTCAGGCCGAGGGCAAGAGCTGTGGCGTCTGTGGCGAGGCCGCCTCCGACCCGCTGCTGGCCTGTGTGCTGACGGGTCTGGGTGTCACCTCGCTTTCGATGGGTGCCGCTTCGATTCCCTACGTGCGGGCGACGCTGGCCAAGTACACCCTCGCGCAGTGCGAGCGTGCGGCTGCCGCCGCGCGTGCCGCGGACAGCGCCGAGGAGGCCCGGGTGGCCGCCCAGGCGGTCCTGTCCGGCGAGTAGGGCAAGTAGGGCAAGTAGTTGGAGACGTTCGAGG is a window from the Streptomyces sp. NBC_01244 genome containing:
- the ptsP gene encoding phosphoenolpyruvate--protein phosphotransferase; protein product: METTLRGVGVSHGVAIGEVRHMGTAVLEPPARQITADEAEREQGRARQAVEAVSADLIARGQLAGGEAQHVLEAQAMIATDPELMADVDRRIAVGSTAERGVYDAFAAYRDLLAGAGEYMAGRVADLDDVRNRIVARLLGVPMPGVPDSDEPYVLIARDLAPADTALLDPALVLGFVTEEGGPTSHSAILARALGVPAIVALPGAGEIAEGTVIAVDGSTGDLFVEPSAAKRAELEAAAAERKAALSSSSGPGATSDGHKVPLLANIGGPADVPAAVDAGAEGVGLFRTEFLFLDDSKHAPTEEKQVESYRKVLEAFPEGRVVVRVLDAGADKPLDFLTPADEPNPALGVRGLRSLLDHPDVLRTQLTALAKAAEGLPVYLEVMAPMVADRIDAKAFADACREAGLKAKFGAMVEIPSAALRARSILQEVEFLSLGTNDLAQYAFAADRQVGAVSRLQDPWQPALLDLIAMSAEAAQAEGKSCGVCGEAASDPLLACVLTGLGVTSLSMGAASIPYVRATLAKYTLAQCERAAAAARAADSAEEARVAAQAVLSGE